One region of Maylandia zebra isolate NMK-2024a linkage group LG10, Mzebra_GT3a, whole genome shotgun sequence genomic DNA includes:
- the LOC112430029 gene encoding calpain-8 has product MAKSETCLVNLRYPDGSEGSPSNPAKLKNQDFAQIKADCLHKGELFVDNEFPPNGLSLGDLPDMSSSQESEVKWLRPADLLRERGKKDQPAFCTDGMSRFDFGQGNVGNCWFVSAISALTFQTNLMEQVVPMDQSFEDYAGIFHFRFWWFGKWVDVVIDDNLPTKNKQLLFASSKCGNEFWAPLLEKAYAKLCGSYANLRGWSSSDAFKDFTGGVNQIYYPTEPNAPSCDELWLTLSRATKCKSLICSSTKKDAMANNGLVMRHAYSVTGITEVELNASKVRLVRVMNPWGRREWNGKWSDKSDLWDKVSPEVKKKCFDRDDGEFWMQMEDFCSCFAKVYICCETPNFLDGDLKCQWNCMIYDDSWVAGTSAGGNVKHSTFATNPQYRIRVTVIDKKEPGDKNIMLSLMQKPHQGNRIEIHRHKTTLTIYKIPPGTPQGRLQQDFFQRNRPVKAEKTYSTRRDLTELHSLEPGEYVIIPSTNEPNITADFALAVYTKTDE; this is encoded by the exons atggctaaatctgaaactTGTCTCGTCAACTTGCGTTACCCAGATGGCAGCGAGGGAAGCCCCTCCAACCCTGCCAAGTTAAAAAATCAGGACTTCGCTCAGATAAAAGCTGACTGCCTCCACAAAGGAGAACTGTTTGTGGACAATGAGTTCCCACCAAACGGTCTTTCTTTGGGTGACCTGCCTGATATGAGTTCCTCACAGGAGAGTGAAGTGAAATGGCTTCGACCAGCa GATTTATTGAGAGAACGAGGAAAGAAGGATCAGCCTGCTTTCTGTACAGATGGTATGTCACGATTTGACTTTGGACAAGGCAACGTGG GTAACTGCTGGTTTGTGTCTGCAATATCTGCACTGACCTTTCAAACAAATCTGATGGAACAAGTTGTACCAATGGATCAGTCCTTTGAGGATTATGCAGGAATATTTCACTTCCGG TTCTGGTGGTTTGGAAAGTGGGTAGATGTTGTCATTGATGACAATCTGCCAACGAAAAACAAGCAGTTACTGTTTGCGTCCTCGAAATGTGGAAATGAGTTCTGGGCTCCTCTGCTGGAGAAGGCATATGCCAA ACTTTGTGGTTCATATGCAAACCTGCGTGGTTGGTCATCATCAGATGCCTTCAAAGATTTCACTGGAGGTGTGAACCAGATTTACTATCCCACAGAGCCCAACGCACCGAGTTGCGATGAGCTTTGGCTGACACTAAGCAGAGCCACTAAGTGCAAATCACTGATTTGCTCTTCGACTAAAAAG GATGCAATGGCCAACAATGGATTGGTGATGAGGCATGCCTATTCTGTCACAGGCATCACTGAG GTGGAATTAAACGCCTCTAAAGTACGACTGGTGCGAGTCATGAACCCATGGGGCAGACGGGAGTGGAACGGAAAATGGAGCGACAA GTCAGATTTGTGGGACAAAGTAAGTccagaagttaaaaaaaagtgtttcgACCGTGACGACGGAGAGTTCTG GATGCAAATGGAGGACTTCTGTTCCTGTTTTGCTAAAGTATACATCTGCTGTGAGACCCCTAACTTTCTTGATGGAGACTTAAAATGTCAGTGGAATTGCATGATTTACGATGACAGCTGGGTAGCAGGGACATCTGCAGGTGGCAATGTGAAACACT CCACCTTTGCAACAAACCCTCAGTATCGCATTCGAGTGACTGTTATAGACAAGAAGGAGCCAGGAGACAAAAACATCATGCTCTCCCTGATGCAGAAACCTCATCAGGGAAATCGCATTGAGATACACCGCCACAAAACTACACTTACCATCTATAAG ATTCCACCAGGG ACCCCACAAGGACGCCTGCAACAGGATTTCTTTCAGAGGAACAGGCCTGTGAAGGCAGAAAAGACTTACAGCACTCGGCGAGATCTCACTGAACTCCACAGTCTGGAACCTGGAGAGTATGTGATCATCCCATCCACCAATGAACCCAACATCACTGCAGATTTCGCTCTCGCTGTCTACACCAAGACTGATGAATAA